The stretch of DNA acacaagcaatagagacatctctaaccatcaaacaacattcaacaatcaacaataacaaaccaggactctgcatcgaccgataccaacatgcatcgaccgacaccagatggaggttgcgtcgaccgacgcaagatctgcgtcgaccgatgcaaggttaacttgcatcgaccgatgcaagatatgcatcgaccgacgcatgctcgacataacacgaaaaccctagagtttacgcgccgtcctcgcatctgcatcgaccgacgcacaaagtgcatcgaccgatgcaatgccgagcatcgttttcctccgaagcttctcgccggatcttcgttcctgcaaccacgaaactcgatcccaagccacaagaaagcttcctaacgtcccaaataacaatctaaccagcctaacaacacataacaagcaaatcagagagatctctagcttagataagccatggtcatgcacttacctttgccacagaagaactaagcctcaaacaaacaagaacaagcctctaggaagctcctacaacgatcccagctacagatctcaccaagaaacgcctcaaatctccagaaatcaccaagaactttcaagaactctttctcccttctcttttatctcaaaaacggctaaacacgtctaatgagacaaaagacacGACCCTAAGGGTTTTCCCCTTTCTCTTCTgaccaaaacgcagcgtttgacttaagtcaaaacgcagagaattgaacatgcatcgaccgatgcaactcccaaaccgggattccggttcacggatgttacaattttaaatataaaaatttaataaaaatacatagagtttttttccaagagttagatggattatatagtgagtttttcgatttgacttttcaatatggtaataaagatgccttctatttaaaagcagtttatatgagttattaggtataatcaagtgcagacaCAACAGTTGCAATTTTTCATAGTaccttttcataaaaattttgtttttttttaattcaaacggttgtatttgttcattgtagagttatatcatttcactatattttatttatgtttgtttcatcacaactttttgttctaataggtgtatttatttaaatagtcatgtcttttgaactctctttatatttgtctcttcatctaTAACTAAAaagtttgttgaaacaaatttttcattttatgttgaacctaaataattgaatattaatatctaatattcaacgttactctataatctaactaaaattttagaaataattatagcaatagagaaatttaatacaacttaatatagaattacAGTTGCGTTTAATTATCGTAACTTTCGTTAgaaaaatttttaatattaaaaaataaaaataacaatctgaataaatgcgaacaacagttgcaattttttgtagtacttttttgtaaaaaaatttgtttttatttgttattttgtaaactcaaacagttgtatctgttcattgtagagttatatcttttcattataatttcttctttttttttatcacaagttttcgttctaataggtgtgtctatttaaatagccatgtcttttgaaatttctatatatttgtctcgtCCTCAATAagtaacaaatcattgttcgttgaaacaaattttctgttttatgttgaatctaaataatttaaatattaatatataatattcaacgttataacaatatagaaatttaataaaacttaatataaaatttacaattgcttctatttattttaattttcgttaaaaactattttaatattaaaaatttaatttattttgtttttaaaagttgtgtattttaatttgaattttccGTTGATACAGTCTCaatcattattaaatatatttttaattattattatttaatagaaaattatatttactcattattacaattagttcaatattctcagttaggatcactttgtcgtaataatttttttaattgtaactatttatcataattcttcataaaatttattatattttttgttataagtttttattttgatagttgtgtttttagtaacagtttatgtttaatttttatgtattcaaattattttattacatttaaatgatttcataatatataattctaaaatttaaatttaattttttttttctaattcctCCGCGATATCGCGGagggtctgagtcctagtataTTGGAAAGTTAAACAATATAATACTATGGTAGCAatcaatcttttttcttctttccaacTAAATAGTAGCAATCAAtctattcaattattttctgTATTTGAGAAACTATACAAACTGCATTAGATGTCTATACTTGTTGAAACGTTTCTTCATTTCATACACATGTGTTGTGTTATGATCTTTGCTATTTTCAATATTGACACGTATCAATTTCTACGACAGATAAAAGAAACAAGTAGTAATCTTATTCTATTAACTTTTGAAAACCAATCTAGCTAGACATGTAAAAGGGAAACGTAAAAGCTCCTCTTCGGCGGCTATATATAAGAAGGACGTTCCCTAATAAGGCCTTAAACCTTTAAAAATGATCCAAAAGTCGAGATATATTATAAGAGAACAGGTGGATTTCCTAATATCTTCATCTAATCATGATTGTTagggaaaaaaatatgtataagatgatgataatgacaaaataaatcGTTTTACATATTTCTTTTGCCTTTTCTATAATCTATTAGTCGGCTTGCAAACAAAAGGggaaacaagagaaaagaacAATTTCAAGTGcaaaaggaaacagagaagcGCTCATCTTTGGCTATATAAGGAGGTTTTAGTCCCCGAGGCCCTAACGTTTAAGGATCATCTAAAACAAGAAATTacaagagagaaatagagaaagagCAAAGAGAGATCTCCTTCTTTGTTggactgttcttcttcttcgggtgTGTTTTTCATAGTTTTGCGATCtccttcttttgttatttattgcCTGAAGTTATGGGAGAACGCAAAAGCCTAAACAAGTATTATCCGCCAGATTTCAATCCGAAGAAGATACCTCGCCTCCAGAAACCGAAAAATCAGCAGAAGAAGATTCGATCTATGCTTCCAGTACGTGTTCGATGCAACACATGTGGTAATTACATGTCGGAAGGCACCAAAGTCAATTGCCGTCAAGAAGACGTCATCAACGAGACGTACCTAGGCATTAAAATCCTTAGGTTCTACATCAAGTGCACAAAATGCTTGGCGGAGGTGATAATTAAGACCGATCCAAAGAACTGTAGTTATACTGTCGAATCAGGTGCAACTTGCCTGTATAATGGAGtcgaggagaaggagaagaagcgtGAGGTAACTGAAAACGTGTTGGAGTCCTTAGAGAGGAGAACTGTGGTATCTAAAAGAGAGATTGAAGTTATGGCTGCACTTGATGAGGTTAAGTCTATGAAGTCTAGACGAGCCTCCGTGAGCGTAGACTCCATGCTTGAGGCTttgagtagaagaaaaaaacaagaagaagagaacgtGGAGGAAGAATTGCTTATCAAGTCGATAAAATTTGGTAAGCGGACTAGAAGGATTGatgaagagagaaacaaaaactatgaggcgtttgatgagaagaagaagaagggtaatAATAAGAGACGTGATTGCCGTAATTATCCCAGTCAAATCTCTTCTGTTTGCATAATGTCGAAAAAGACTGTAAAGGAGGGACTCGAATCTCTGTGTCACACCTATGGCACCGACAGCGATGAGGAGAAGTGAACcctttattaataatattatgttaATTAGATTTTGATCAGATTTATCATTCACTGCAGATTAATGTAGGAATCTTTGTTTCGAATGTTTTTGTTAGACACTGAAATTACACTTCTAAATCCTTAAAAGTGGGTCGGTTGATTTAGTGATTCAGTTTTGAGCTTTTAAGATCTAATTATGGAGAGCTTTTATATGATGCTTTGTTTCAGACCTTTCATGCCGTAGACATTTTATAACAGCAAGGCATTAGTGAGTTTGGTGTTTCCCTACCTTTGTCTTGCTCCCCGTAGCTGTTATGGCTGGGTCAACTCTATAACAGCACATCTCATCTCATGGTGTCTTCTTCTTGAATATCTGACCGTGGACAAGTAATTTTGATGATACAGTGGTGTTTCTGCATATTTTGAGTGCAAGGTTTCAAACccttattaagaaaataatgaatgtTGTAGATCGTAAAACAGGCTGAATAAAGCAGAAAGAAGATAAGCTCAAAAAGCAAGCTGAAGCCACAATGAAGAAGCTGATTCAAATCTGTAATGATtcaaaatttgtatttatatttcttaagaGCTTTCTGATTACAGCTTGTAGAACTAgctagtagaagaagaagaatcaacagGATAACAGTAATAAAACTTGGATCTATCTGTTAAAATCTAACTCACCTAACCACGACTCCACTCTTTGAATGGCTGGCTATACCTCTAggtatcaaaatatttttgatattgagTCAGTATCTGTATATACATCTTTCAGATTACAACATGTAGAAGTACTAGTAGTAGAATCAAGACAGCATCAGTGGGTTTTTGCTGATCAAGTTCAGGTTGTCTTTCCCATCTTACAATCCTGaaataacacaacacaacatTAGCATGACAAAACATCACAATCAATCAAGTTTTTGTTGAAATCTATCTAACCTGCTACAGGAACCAAAGTGTGAAAGTAAACACAGTTGTTTGAAGGGGCACACCACTTTGTCTTCGAACGGTTATACCTGTGCACATTTGTTCGCTCCACCCTAGTTTGAGACAATTTCAACAATTTGATCTGAACATCACCTGCTGCTGTTACCTCTTCACAAAAGATTGTGATATTGTTTAGGTTGACAAAGTAGCTGGGATCATGATGAATGAGAGGATGATCACTTGTGATGCTAAAAAGTTTCGTCCAAGCTGAAACTGGAACCTCATCTCCGACTCTGTTAGTAACCCACAGCTCAGTAAGTTCTCTGTGTCTTTGATAAAGGAGAGAGATTCTATCTTCCTGGAAACACGATAAAGCTGTTGTAGTCTCATCCAATGGCTTGACCACAAAAGGAAGTCTAACTGGTATAAACGATTCCGTGGAAAAGTTAAACGACTGCACAAAGACTTCATTGTTGTCACACCAGCAAGCTAACCAAAACGAATTTCCTCCCAGTGATAGCACGACAAACTTATTCCTATACAAAGTCCAAGTGTCATCCATCTCTACAGACTTCCAGCTCTGTGAATGGAGATCACATATTTCTGCTTCAAGTGTATTTAACGCACTATCATAATAACGGCTAGCAACGAGATTGAAGGTTAAAACCTTGTATATCATGTCTCTTGTGCGTCCAAGGCAGCAGCAGTCATCAAAGGACACAAACTCTCTATCGGGTAGCCATCTACGTACTTGTAAGTTCCAGATTGCAATTTTGCCAGAGTAAGTGTTGCACAAAATTAATCCATCACAGGCTGAGATACCTCGGATATGTTCACCACGGAGATCACACAGTTTGAAGTATAGAGGAGATTGATCCAAGTTCTCTACTATCCAAATCTGAGAAGAGTCTCTTGAGTGAAGGAACTTGTGGCTGTTGTTTTTCAGATGAGCGTAGATGAATCTGCTTTGGCCTAAGAGACTTCTCCAATCTTTACAAACGATTTGAAACCTCACAAGTTGTCTTACTGGAAGCCTTATGAGAATGTTCTCCACTAGATCTGCTGGGAGATAGAGTCTTGTGTCTGATCTTTGCATCCTCTCATCAGCAGGTGCTAACTTCTCTCGGTGAGATTTGTGGATTTTCTCGCCCAGCTTCTCAGGTTTATTCTCTTCCCAAAGCTCTCCTCCTCCTTTTTTCTTAAGATCATTGGACTGTTTATCAACCATCTGCAGgattcaaaaaaaatgttaattactACAGTCTTATCAACACAGAGGGTAACgaatcttcaaaattttgagATGGAATAAGCAAATTTCCCAAAATTAGAGTCTTATCCACACACAGCTCATAATCTTTCAGTAGATGCTTAAAAAACTATGAGATATCTGACAAGAGTACCTACAAAGATGAAGCTAACACCATTATTGCCTACAAGGAAGGATCTTTTCTACACTAACCAATCACAAGATTCAAGATTACCAATTTCTTAGAAACAACTAAATTACAAGATTCTACAAGGATCTTACTTTTCTACACTAACTAATTACAAAATTCAAGATTACCAATTTCTTAGATTCCCACCATAAGTAACGAACACACGAACTAACTACAAGatgaatcttgaatcttgaGCGAGCATGTATCaggaaaaaaatttgattcGTACCTTGACAGAATCGGTATCGAAACACAGGGACCGAAGAGGGTGTCGAGTGGGAAGCAAAATCCGATTAAGCCCAACTTGGAAATGCAATAACGGAGAGCGACAAGTTCCAAAATTCGATTCGTACGTCGTCGATTGAACAAGTATGAGCGAAACAGAGTAAAGTTGAGAGAATTCAAGAAAAACACAAGCTAAATTGGAGAATCTGGAAGAAACGAGTAGAGTTCTCggaagattcaagaagaaactaaagacgaaaaagaaagagaatcagTTGTGGAAGAGACGGATGAAGCGATTGTGTGGGAAAAGTGAAAAATGATTCTCCAGGAACGAACAGAGaaaaacacacactttttattatCCCTCTCAAGCCGTTAAGCGTAAGCTATATAACGCTGATCCAATGGCTAGGGCGATACAACCGAGACACGTGTCAGTATCCTATACAATCTTATAATCACTTATTTCTAGCCTGGAAAATAATTAgtttagtttaaaaattattaatcctaTCGCAAGGTTTTTTTAACAACGAAGAAGCTTTCCAAAAGTGCCTATCAACGGccaatatatttgtaaaatatactcaaacaaacaagcacattttttttaataggataTATGAAGTAGCTTTTAATAAAAAGAGTTTAATGACAGacacagagttttaaaaatAGCAGCTAAACTATAATCAACACTATTCACATTAATCATCTCTTCACCTCTTCTTAATTGGCGATAACGTAATTTAAGtttaccttcttttttcttttttactattttttgttatataatcaGTCCCTTTCACTctaatttgtttcatttagtATTATAATTCTTTCAGCATTTATAAttcattatttaaatttttacaaacGATGCAGTTTTAAAATAGGTTCAAAATTCAAGATTCTTAATTTCAATGTCAGAAAAATATTATGCTATAGATATactactattttatttattacttcaGTTATTTATTTGGGATGATGGATAATGAGTTGAGAACTACACCAACTATACGTTACCATGTCTAGTTGTTTGAAACATTTATTCATTTTGACAGACATGTGTTATGATCTTGCTATTTACAATATCGACATGTATCAAATTCTACAAGTATATCTCAGCTTTACTCTAATATACTACAGTATATCTTTATTATTATACCCCGAGTCTACTCTA from Camelina sativa cultivar DH55 chromosome 9, Cs, whole genome shotgun sequence encodes:
- the LOC104711248 gene encoding coiled-coil domain-containing protein 94 homolog encodes the protein MGERKSLNKYYPPDFNPKKIPRLQKPKNQQKKIRSMLPVRVRCNTCGNYMSEGTKVNCRQEDVINETYLGIKILRFYIKCTKCLAEVIIKTDPKNCSYTVESGATCLYNGVEEKEKKREVTENVLESLERRTVVSKREIEVMAALDEVKSMKSRRASVSVDSMLEALSRRKKQEEENVEEELLIKSIKFGKRTRRIDEERNKNYEAFDEKKKKGNNKRRDCRNYPSQISSVCIMSKKTVKEGLESLCHTYGTDSDEEK
- the LOC104711249 gene encoding putative F-box protein At3g22650 — translated: MVDKQSNDLKKKGGGELWEENKPEKLGEKIHKSHREKLAPADERMQRSDTRLYLPADLVENILIRLPVRQLVRFQIVCKDWRSLLGQSRFIYAHLKNNSHKFLHSRDSSQIWIVENLDQSPLYFKLCDLRGEHIRGISACDGLILCNTYSGKIAIWNLQVRRWLPDREFVSFDDCCCLGRTRDMIYKVLTFNLVASRYYDSALNTLEAEICDLHSQSWKSVEMDDTWTLYRNKFVVLSLGGNSFWLACWCDNNEVFVQSFNFSTESFIPVRLPFVVKPLDETTTALSCFQEDRISLLYQRHRELTELWVTNRVGDEVPVSAWTKLFSITSDHPLIHHDPSYFVNLNNITIFCEEVTAAGDVQIKLLKLSQTRVERTNVHRYNRSKTKWCAPSNNCVYFHTLVPVAGL